Genomic DNA from Chloroflexota bacterium:
GGTGTAAGTTGCCGGGTTGGAGCGCGGGGTACGGCCGATAGGCGTCTGATCAATATCGACGATCTTATCGATGTGTTGCAGACCCAGAATCGCCTGATGTTTTCCAGGCTTGCTTTTTGCACGGTACATGTGCTGGGCGATTGCCTTATAGAGTATCTCGACTACCAGGCTTGATTTGCCCGAGCCGCTGACGCCGGTCACGCAGATCAGTTTGCCCAAGGGAAAGCGCACGTCGAGCCGTTTCAGGTTGTTTTCCGCGGCTCTTTTGACGATGATAAACTCGCCATTGCCCGCCCTCCGGGCATCGGGCACAGGGATCGTCAGATTGCCGTTGAGGTATTGTCCCGTCAGTGAATTGGGGCACTTCAGCAGCACGTCCAAAGGGCCAGAGCAGACGACCTCGCCGCCATGTTGTCCGGCGCCCGGACCCAGATCGATGATCCAGTTGGCTTCGCGCATGGTGTCCTCGTCGTGTTCGACGACCATGACCGTGTTGCCCAGATCACGCAGCCCCTTGAGTGTGCGCAACAGGCGTGCATTGTCCCGTTGATGCAATCCTATGCTGGGCTCGTCCAGGATATACATAACTCCCATCAGTTGGGAGCCAATCTGGGTAGCCAGGCGGATTCTCTGGGCCTCGCCACCGCTCAGGGTTGTTGCCTGGCGGTCCAGGGTCAGATAATCGAGCCCCACATCGTGGAGGAAACCAAGGCGAGCCCGCAATTCTTTAAGGATCTGGCGGGCAATCGTGTGTTCCCGCTGTGAGAAGGGGCTGCTCTGAAGGTCACTCAGGTCTCCGTTGAGGGAATCGGTGGCTTTCGACCGCTGCTCCTCCGTTTGCAGTCCGGCTATCCAGCGCAGGGCCTGAGAGACCGACATGCCCGTGACCTGCACGATGTTCTTGCCGGTGATGGTAACGGCGAGAGCCTCGGGCCGCAGGCGTTTTCCCTGGCAGGCAGGGCAGGAGCGGGCTGCCATGAATCGTTCCAGATCGGAACGCATGTAGTCGCTGGTGGTTTCCCGGTGGCGACGCTGCAGGTTTGAAATCACACCTTCGTAGACTGTCTCGTAGCTGCGCCGGTGACCGTGCTGGTTCACGTAGTTCAGCTCAATCTTGTCACCCCGTCCGCCGCCGTACAGGATAATCTCACGTTGACGCGCGCTCAGCTCACCGAAGCTTACCTGGTTGAAGGGGATGCCGTAGTGATTACAGGCGGCCTGAACCAACTGCTGATAGTAGCCATTGCTGCGTCCCTTCTGAACGCCCCAGCCGGGCGCCAAAATAGCGCCATCTTTCAGGCTACGGCTGCGATCAACTACCAGGTCAGGATCGAATTCCCTCTGGGTGCCAAGGCCGGTGCAGAGAGGGCATGCACCGTGGGGACTGTTAAAACTGAAGGTGCGGGGCTCGATCTCGGGCAGGCTGATGCCACACTTCACACAGGCGAAGTGCTCGCTGAAAAAGCGGTCGCTGGCTTTTTCCCGATCGGTCACATCGCTGACGAGCAGAATGCCCTCGCCCAGCCGCAAGGCGGTCTCTACCGAGTCGGCCAGTCGCTCTACATCAGTTCCGGCACCTTGGCCGATGTCGGATTCGGGTCGCACAACCAGACGATCGACGACGACCTCGATAGTGTGCATTTTGTAGCGATCGAGCTCGATATCCTCGTCCACTTCCCGTACCTCGCCGTTGACGCGCACGCGCACGAAACCGGCCTTACGTATTTCTTCAAAGACCCCTTTGTGTTCTCCCTTGCGGGCATCAACCAGCGGAGCGAGAATCAGCAGGCGGCTTCCTTCGGGCATCTGGAGAATGGAATCGACGATCTGCTCGACCGTCTGCTGGCTGATGGGTTCAGCGCAGTTTGGACAGTGAGGCAGGCCAACGCGGGCGTAGAGCAGGCGGAGATAATCGTAGATCTCAGTGACAGTTCCCACGGTGGAACGGGGATTACGACTGGAGCCCTTCTGGTCGATAGAAATGGCCGGGCTCAGTCCTTCGATCTGGTCGACATCGGGCTTTTCCATCAGGCCGAGGAACTGGCGCGCGTAGGCCGACAGAGACTCGACATAACGGCGCTGCCCTTCGGCATAGATGGTGTCGAAGGCCAGGCTGGATTTGCCGGAGCCGGACAGGCCGGTGATGACGACCAGTTGATCGCGGGGGATCTCGAGATCGATGTTTTTCAGGTTGTGCTCGCGAGCACCGCGGATTGTGAGAGTCTCTTGGGCCATAGTTTCGTGCAGCTACTCTTGAACGGTGTTGGTAATAGTAGCACAAATGTGCTGCTTTGGCAAGAATCAAGGGCCTGGTCGATTGGTTTGATCACGGTTTTCGATGGCCCATTTGGCAAGCCAAAACTATACTACAACCTGACGGCGGTGTCTGTTGTCCCTCTGCCAATTTCTGGATAACTGATGACAACCAACTAGTATACCATCGGCCCGTCGGGTTCACGAATCCGGGGGTGGCGGGGGGTCAGGATGTCAGAATATCAGAAGGTCGGGATGTCGAAGTATCGCTGTCTACGAATGGAACCAGGAATGCACGAATTGGGCGGGCATTCAGTTGGTGTTTCGGAACGAATCGGTTTGACCGCGAGTTGGCTTCATGTTATACTTGGGACGTGTACCGTTCAATACGAGGCAAACTTCCCTGGAAACCAGTTGACGGCAGGCGATCTGTTCCTCCGGCCGGGGCTGAGCGCGGTT
This window encodes:
- the uvrA gene encoding excinuclease ABC subunit UvrA gives rise to the protein MAQETLTIRGAREHNLKNIDLEIPRDQLVVITGLSGSGKSSLAFDTIYAEGQRRYVESLSAYARQFLGLMEKPDVDQIEGLSPAISIDQKGSSRNPRSTVGTVTEIYDYLRLLYARVGLPHCPNCAEPISQQTVEQIVDSILQMPEGSRLLILAPLVDARKGEHKGVFEEIRKAGFVRVRVNGEVREVDEDIELDRYKMHTIEVVVDRLVVRPESDIGQGAGTDVERLADSVETALRLGEGILLVSDVTDREKASDRFFSEHFACVKCGISLPEIEPRTFSFNSPHGACPLCTGLGTQREFDPDLVVDRSRSLKDGAILAPGWGVQKGRSNGYYQQLVQAACNHYGIPFNQVSFGELSARQREIILYGGGRGDKIELNYVNQHGHRRSYETVYEGVISNLQRRHRETTSDYMRSDLERFMAARSCPACQGKRLRPEALAVTITGKNIVQVTGMSVSQALRWIAGLQTEEQRSKATDSLNGDLSDLQSSPFSQREHTIARQILKELRARLGFLHDVGLDYLTLDRQATTLSGGEAQRIRLATQIGSQLMGVMYILDEPSIGLHQRDNARLLRTLKGLRDLGNTVMVVEHDEDTMREANWIIDLGPGAGQHGGEVVCSGPLDVLLKCPNSLTGQYLNGNLTIPVPDARRAGNGEFIIVKRAAENNLKRLDVRFPLGKLICVTGVSGSGKSSLVVEILYKAIAQHMYRAKSKPGKHQAILGLQHIDKIVDIDQTPIGRTPRSNPATYTNMFTPIRDLFAGLPESKVRGYKPGRFSFNVKGGRCEACRGDGIIRIEMQFLPDVYVPCEICHGRRYNREALEITYKGKNIADVLDMTVEQALHFFENIPSIRNKLRTLWQVGLGYIKLGQSATTLSGGEAQRVKLSKELSRRATGSTFYILDEPTTGLHFADIQKLLGVLHSLVDKGNTVVVIEHNLDVTKSADWIIDLGPEGGDRGGEVVAEGTPEQVAQSPRSYTGQYLQPILRDNAALQPAEVMAELAAGRS